From the Dunckerocampus dactyliophorus isolate RoL2022-P2 chromosome 12, RoL_Ddac_1.1, whole genome shotgun sequence genome, one window contains:
- the LOC129191012 gene encoding mitogen-activated protein kinase kinase kinase kinase 5-like isoform X7, translated as MDVQHGATGDFSTRNPQDDFEILLRVGWGTYGDVYKARNKQTGELAAIKIITMEPEDYFSTIEQEIVIVKSCKHANIVAYHGSYISANKLWICMEFCGGGSLQDVYSVTGPLSEPQIAYICREMLQGLDYLHAQRKIHRDIKGANILLNDQGEVKLADFGISAQITATLACRMSFIGTPYWMAPEVAAVEIKGGYNELCDIWSVGITAIELAELQPPMFDVHPLRVLFLMSKSGYQPPKLKDKSKWSPTFYNFVKAMLVKNPKKRPSASKLLSHIFLAQQCLTRELTQDLLEKCRHPEKVKFFPATEDDDTEVPVSGSLKRIQSINKHSRAEGKHSHTTLEQIYSQRPVRKQTADTTLTSSGGSHSISTHPVRDEDTDSDDDYDDVDVVTMPAVQTPPPLPPKPKVRSSSEEIVWVEDERGCKAPSLCVPSPLIRTSSGTHVRPALHPRVMRHTEPVSMLLNKQLLELLPPELPPKGRRRPQKPPTKEPAAAERVSPLVKPLIYFKKIFHGCPLKIKCSTTWEHPDTKDQHLILGAEEGIYTLNLNSSEATMELLYPGKCTWVYSGHNVLMSVSGKSSQLHSHSLKELYEQARRDQRMVVLPTHRLLPRKCVVTCKIPDTKGCRTCSVGTTKYYTQVIFRLSGGVALKAENFLCCALESSVMLLQWYEPMSKFMLIKHFDFPLANPLRVFEMVLDPQQEYPLVCIGVTWGSSPGLPATLEYINLNSNTSWFTHADVEKHCPNVVQVNQLDSSSLLVLLERSVHIVDLRGALKSNWQNETTFPHDIESVVYFEDTLLAVWRHGWVRTRRGVARMLEETTDRKKIYRLVQSDRMVVMETHLTEDQSGLSNLYLLEIAENYVMLP; from the exons ATGGATGTCCAACATGGAGCCACTGGGGATTTCTCCACCAGGAACCCTCAGGATGACTTTGAGATCCTGTTGAGGGTCGGATGGGGAACCTACGGGGACGTTTACAAG gcgCGAAACAAGCAGACTGGAGAGCTGGCAGCCATTAAGATTATCACGATGGAACCAG AAGATTACTTTTCCACCATCGAGCAGGAAATAGTCATAGTTAAGAGCTGCAAGCATGCCAACATTGTGGCGTATCATGGCAGCTACATAAG TGCTAATAAGCTGTGGATCTGCATGGAGTTCTGTGGGGGAGGCTCCCTGCAGGATGTCTATAGTG TGACCGGCCCTCTGTCAGAGCCACAGATCGCATACATCTGCAGAGAGATGTTGCAG GGTCTGGACTACCTCCATGCACAGAGGAAAATCCACCGAGACATCAAG GGTGCCAACATCCTCCTCAACGACCAGGGCGAGGTGAAGTTAG CCGACTTTGGCATCTCCGCCCAAATCACAGCCACTCTCGCCTGTCGCATGTCCTTCATTGGGACGCCTTATTG GATGGCGCCAGAGGTGGCAGCAGTGGAAATAAAAGGTGGCTACAATGAGCTGTGCGACATCTGGTCGGTGGGCATCACGGCAATCGAGCTCGCAGAACTGCAGCCGCCCATGTTTGACGTCCACCCGCTGcg AGTCCTGTTTCTCATGTCCAAGAGTGGCTACCAACCTCCTAAGCTGAAGGACAAGTCAAAATG GTCGCCCACGTTCTATAACTTTGTCAAGGCAATGTTGGTGAAGAACCCAAAAAAGAGACCCAGTGCCTCCAAGTTACTCTCA CACATATTTCTGGCACAGCAGTGCCTGACCCGGGAACTGACTCAGGACCTCCTGGAGAAGTGTCGACACCCGGAAAAAGTCAAGTTCTTCCCGGCGACAGAGGACGACGACACAGAG GTGCCTGTGTCTGGATCACTAAAGAGGATCCAGTCGATCAACAAACACAGTCGAGCAGAGGGGAAACACTCTCACACAACGT TGGAGCAGATCTACTCTCAGAGGCCTGTGAGGAAACAAACAGCAGATACAACA CTGACGTCGTCAGGTGGTTCGCATAGCATCAGCACACATCCAGTGAG GGACGAGGACACCGACTCAGACGACGACTATGACGATGTGGATGT AGTGACGATGCCAGCCGTCCAAACTCCGCCCCCACTTCCCCCAAAG CCCAAGGTGCGGTCGAGCTCAGAGGAAATCGTGTGGGTGGAAGACGAGCGGGGCTGCAAAGCGCCTTCGCTGTGCGTTCCCTCCCCTCTCATCAGAACCTCCAGTGGGACACACGTGCGGCCCGCTCTCCACCCACGAGTGATGCGGCACACAG AACCCGTGTCCATGCTGTTGAACAAGCAGTTGCTGGAGCTTCTCCCCCCTGAGTTGCCTCCTAAAGGCAGACGCAGACCCCAGAAGCCCCCCACCAAG gagcctgctgctgctgagcgTGTGAGTCCTCTAGTGAAGCCTCTA ATCTATTTTAAGAAGATCTTCCACGGATGTCCTCTCAAAATAAAGTGCTCCACCACGTGGGAACACCCGGACACCAAAG ACCAGCATCTCATCCTGGGAGCAGAAGAGGGTATCTACACCCTCAACCTCAACAGCTCAGAGGCCACAATGGAGCTG TTGTATCCTGGGAAGTGCACCTGGGTCTACAGTGGCCACAACGTACTCATGTCCGTGTCAG GCAAATCCTCTCAGCTTCACTCGCACTCGCTAAAGGAGCTGTATGAGCAGGCTCGGAGGGACCAGAGGATGGTGGTGCTGCCCACGCATCGGCTGTTGCCGAG GAAGTGTGTCGTGACGTGTAAAATACCTGACACAAAGGGCTGCAGGACCTGCTCAGTCGGTACGACCAAATACTACACACAAGTGATTTTTCGTCTTTCTGGAGGTGTCGCACTAAAAG CTGAGAATTTCCTGTGCTGTGCTTTGGAGTCCAGCGTGATGCTGCTGCAGTGGTACGAGCCCATGAGCAAGTTCATGCTCATCAAG catttcgaCTTCCCACTCGCCAACCCTCTGCGGGTGTTTGAGATGGTGCTCGACCCTCAGCAGGAGTACCCGCTGGTGTGCATAGGGGTCACTTGGGGGTCCAGCCCCGGCCTGCCTGCCACTTTAGAGTACATTAACCTCAACTCCAACACTTCCTGGTTTACGCATGCTGACGTAG AGAAACACTGCCCAAATGTTGTACAAGTCAACCAGCTGGACAGCAGCTCACTGCTGGTCCTCTTGGAAA GGTCAGTGCACATAGTCGACCTGCGGGGGGCGCTAAAGAGCAACTGGCAAAATGAGACCACCTTCCCTCATGATATAGAGTCTGTAG TGTACTTTGAGGACACGTTGTTAGCAGTGTGGCGTCACGGCTGGGTGAGGACAAGAAGAGGTGTGGCCCGGATGTTGGAGGAGACCACCGACCGCAAAAAGATCTACAGGCTGGTGCAGTCAGACAG GATGGTCGTCATGGAGACGCACCTGACCGAGGACCAGTCGGGGCTGTCCAACTTGTACTTGCTGGAAATCGCTGAGAACTACGTCATGCTGCCCTGA
- the LOC129191012 gene encoding mitogen-activated protein kinase kinase kinase kinase 5-like isoform X2, with translation MDVQHGATGDFSTRNPQDDFEILLRVGWGTYGDVYKARNKQTGELAAIKIITMEPEDYFSTIEQEIVIVKSCKHANIVAYHGSYISANKLWICMEFCGGGSLQDVYSVTGPLSEPQIAYICREMLQGLDYLHAQRKIHRDIKGANILLNDQGEVKLADFGISAQITATLACRMSFIGTPYWMAPEVAAVEIKGGYNELCDIWSVGITAIELAELQPPMFDVHPLRVLFLMSKSGYQPPKLKDKSKWSPTFYNFVKAMLVKNPKKRPSASKLLSHIFLAQQCLTRELTQDLLEKCRHPEKVKFFPATEDDDTEVPVSGSLKRIQSINKHSRAEGKHSHTTLEQIYSQRPVRKQTADTTLTSSGGSHSISTHPVRDEDTDSDDDYDDVDVPTMADTRVTMPAVQTPPPLPPKPKVRSSSEEIVWVEDERGCKAPSLCVPSPLIRTSSGTHVRPALHPRVMRHTEPVSMLLNKQLLELLPPELPPKGRRRPQKPPTKEPAAAERVSPLVKPLIYFKKIFHGCPLKIKCSTTWEHPDTKDQHLILGAEEGIYTLNLNSSEATMELLYPGKCTWVYSGHNVLMSVSGKSSQLHSHSLKELYEQARRDQRMVVLPTHRLLPRKCVVTCKIPDTKGCRTCSVGTTKYYTQVIFRLSGGVALKAENFLCCALESSVMLLQWYEPMSKFMLIKHFDFPLANPLRVFEMVLDPQQEYPLVCIGVTWGSSPGLPATLEYINLNSNTSWFTHADVEKHCPNVVQVNQLDSSSLLVLLERSVHIVDLRGALKSNWQNETTFPHDIESVVYFEDTLLAVWRHGWVRTRRGVARMLEETTDRKKIYRLVQSDRMVVMETHLTEDQSGLSNLYLLEIAENYVMLP, from the exons ATGGATGTCCAACATGGAGCCACTGGGGATTTCTCCACCAGGAACCCTCAGGATGACTTTGAGATCCTGTTGAGGGTCGGATGGGGAACCTACGGGGACGTTTACAAG gcgCGAAACAAGCAGACTGGAGAGCTGGCAGCCATTAAGATTATCACGATGGAACCAG AAGATTACTTTTCCACCATCGAGCAGGAAATAGTCATAGTTAAGAGCTGCAAGCATGCCAACATTGTGGCGTATCATGGCAGCTACATAAG TGCTAATAAGCTGTGGATCTGCATGGAGTTCTGTGGGGGAGGCTCCCTGCAGGATGTCTATAGTG TGACCGGCCCTCTGTCAGAGCCACAGATCGCATACATCTGCAGAGAGATGTTGCAG GGTCTGGACTACCTCCATGCACAGAGGAAAATCCACCGAGACATCAAG GGTGCCAACATCCTCCTCAACGACCAGGGCGAGGTGAAGTTAG CCGACTTTGGCATCTCCGCCCAAATCACAGCCACTCTCGCCTGTCGCATGTCCTTCATTGGGACGCCTTATTG GATGGCGCCAGAGGTGGCAGCAGTGGAAATAAAAGGTGGCTACAATGAGCTGTGCGACATCTGGTCGGTGGGCATCACGGCAATCGAGCTCGCAGAACTGCAGCCGCCCATGTTTGACGTCCACCCGCTGcg AGTCCTGTTTCTCATGTCCAAGAGTGGCTACCAACCTCCTAAGCTGAAGGACAAGTCAAAATG GTCGCCCACGTTCTATAACTTTGTCAAGGCAATGTTGGTGAAGAACCCAAAAAAGAGACCCAGTGCCTCCAAGTTACTCTCA CACATATTTCTGGCACAGCAGTGCCTGACCCGGGAACTGACTCAGGACCTCCTGGAGAAGTGTCGACACCCGGAAAAAGTCAAGTTCTTCCCGGCGACAGAGGACGACGACACAGAG GTGCCTGTGTCTGGATCACTAAAGAGGATCCAGTCGATCAACAAACACAGTCGAGCAGAGGGGAAACACTCTCACACAACGT TGGAGCAGATCTACTCTCAGAGGCCTGTGAGGAAACAAACAGCAGATACAACA CTGACGTCGTCAGGTGGTTCGCATAGCATCAGCACACATCCAGTGAG GGACGAGGACACCGACTCAGACGACGACTATGACGATGTGGATGT GCCGACCATGGCGGACACGCG AGTGACGATGCCAGCCGTCCAAACTCCGCCCCCACTTCCCCCAAAG CCCAAGGTGCGGTCGAGCTCAGAGGAAATCGTGTGGGTGGAAGACGAGCGGGGCTGCAAAGCGCCTTCGCTGTGCGTTCCCTCCCCTCTCATCAGAACCTCCAGTGGGACACACGTGCGGCCCGCTCTCCACCCACGAGTGATGCGGCACACAG AACCCGTGTCCATGCTGTTGAACAAGCAGTTGCTGGAGCTTCTCCCCCCTGAGTTGCCTCCTAAAGGCAGACGCAGACCCCAGAAGCCCCCCACCAAG gagcctgctgctgctgagcgTGTGAGTCCTCTAGTGAAGCCTCTA ATCTATTTTAAGAAGATCTTCCACGGATGTCCTCTCAAAATAAAGTGCTCCACCACGTGGGAACACCCGGACACCAAAG ACCAGCATCTCATCCTGGGAGCAGAAGAGGGTATCTACACCCTCAACCTCAACAGCTCAGAGGCCACAATGGAGCTG TTGTATCCTGGGAAGTGCACCTGGGTCTACAGTGGCCACAACGTACTCATGTCCGTGTCAG GCAAATCCTCTCAGCTTCACTCGCACTCGCTAAAGGAGCTGTATGAGCAGGCTCGGAGGGACCAGAGGATGGTGGTGCTGCCCACGCATCGGCTGTTGCCGAG GAAGTGTGTCGTGACGTGTAAAATACCTGACACAAAGGGCTGCAGGACCTGCTCAGTCGGTACGACCAAATACTACACACAAGTGATTTTTCGTCTTTCTGGAGGTGTCGCACTAAAAG CTGAGAATTTCCTGTGCTGTGCTTTGGAGTCCAGCGTGATGCTGCTGCAGTGGTACGAGCCCATGAGCAAGTTCATGCTCATCAAG catttcgaCTTCCCACTCGCCAACCCTCTGCGGGTGTTTGAGATGGTGCTCGACCCTCAGCAGGAGTACCCGCTGGTGTGCATAGGGGTCACTTGGGGGTCCAGCCCCGGCCTGCCTGCCACTTTAGAGTACATTAACCTCAACTCCAACACTTCCTGGTTTACGCATGCTGACGTAG AGAAACACTGCCCAAATGTTGTACAAGTCAACCAGCTGGACAGCAGCTCACTGCTGGTCCTCTTGGAAA GGTCAGTGCACATAGTCGACCTGCGGGGGGCGCTAAAGAGCAACTGGCAAAATGAGACCACCTTCCCTCATGATATAGAGTCTGTAG TGTACTTTGAGGACACGTTGTTAGCAGTGTGGCGTCACGGCTGGGTGAGGACAAGAAGAGGTGTGGCCCGGATGTTGGAGGAGACCACCGACCGCAAAAAGATCTACAGGCTGGTGCAGTCAGACAG GATGGTCGTCATGGAGACGCACCTGACCGAGGACCAGTCGGGGCTGTCCAACTTGTACTTGCTGGAAATCGCTGAGAACTACGTCATGCTGCCCTGA
- the LOC129191012 gene encoding mitogen-activated protein kinase kinase kinase kinase 5-like isoform X4: protein MDVQHGATGDFSTRNPQDDFEILLRVGWGTYGDVYKARNKQTGELAAIKIITMEPEDYFSTIEQEIVIVKSCKHANIVAYHGSYISANKLWICMEFCGGGSLQDVYSVTGPLSEPQIAYICREMLQGLDYLHAQRKIHRDIKGANILLNDQGEVKLADFGISAQITATLACRMSFIGTPYWMAPEVAAVEIKGGYNELCDIWSVGITAIELAELQPPMFDVHPLRVLFLMSKSGYQPPKLKDKSKWSPTFYNFVKAMLVKNPKKRPSASKLLSHIFLAQQCLTRELTQDLLEKCRHPEKVKFFPATEDDDTEVPVSGSLKRIQSINKHSRAEGKHSHTTLEQIYSQRPVRKQTADTTLTSSGGSHSISTHPVRDEDTDSDDDYDDVDVPTMADTRVTMPAVQTPPPLPPKPKVRSSSEEIVWVEDERGCKAPSLCVPSPLIRTSSGTHVRPALHPRVMRHTEPVSMLLNKQLLELLPPELPPKGRRRPQKPPTKEPAAAERIYFKKIFHGCPLKIKCSTTWEHPDTKDQHLILGAEEGIYTLNLNSSEATMELLYPGKCTWVYSGHNVLMSVSGKSSQLHSHSLKELYEQARRDQRMVVLPTHRLLPRKCVVTCKIPDTKGCRTCSVGTTKYYTQVIFRLSGGVALKAENFLCCALESSVMLLQWYEPMSKFMLIKHFDFPLANPLRVFEMVLDPQQEYPLVCIGVTWGSSPGLPATLEYINLNSNTSWFTHADVAEKHCPNVVQVNQLDSSSLLVLLERSVHIVDLRGALKSNWQNETTFPHDIESVVYFEDTLLAVWRHGWVRTRRGVARMLEETTDRKKIYRLVQSDRMVVMETHLTEDQSGLSNLYLLEIAENYVMLP from the exons ATGGATGTCCAACATGGAGCCACTGGGGATTTCTCCACCAGGAACCCTCAGGATGACTTTGAGATCCTGTTGAGGGTCGGATGGGGAACCTACGGGGACGTTTACAAG gcgCGAAACAAGCAGACTGGAGAGCTGGCAGCCATTAAGATTATCACGATGGAACCAG AAGATTACTTTTCCACCATCGAGCAGGAAATAGTCATAGTTAAGAGCTGCAAGCATGCCAACATTGTGGCGTATCATGGCAGCTACATAAG TGCTAATAAGCTGTGGATCTGCATGGAGTTCTGTGGGGGAGGCTCCCTGCAGGATGTCTATAGTG TGACCGGCCCTCTGTCAGAGCCACAGATCGCATACATCTGCAGAGAGATGTTGCAG GGTCTGGACTACCTCCATGCACAGAGGAAAATCCACCGAGACATCAAG GGTGCCAACATCCTCCTCAACGACCAGGGCGAGGTGAAGTTAG CCGACTTTGGCATCTCCGCCCAAATCACAGCCACTCTCGCCTGTCGCATGTCCTTCATTGGGACGCCTTATTG GATGGCGCCAGAGGTGGCAGCAGTGGAAATAAAAGGTGGCTACAATGAGCTGTGCGACATCTGGTCGGTGGGCATCACGGCAATCGAGCTCGCAGAACTGCAGCCGCCCATGTTTGACGTCCACCCGCTGcg AGTCCTGTTTCTCATGTCCAAGAGTGGCTACCAACCTCCTAAGCTGAAGGACAAGTCAAAATG GTCGCCCACGTTCTATAACTTTGTCAAGGCAATGTTGGTGAAGAACCCAAAAAAGAGACCCAGTGCCTCCAAGTTACTCTCA CACATATTTCTGGCACAGCAGTGCCTGACCCGGGAACTGACTCAGGACCTCCTGGAGAAGTGTCGACACCCGGAAAAAGTCAAGTTCTTCCCGGCGACAGAGGACGACGACACAGAG GTGCCTGTGTCTGGATCACTAAAGAGGATCCAGTCGATCAACAAACACAGTCGAGCAGAGGGGAAACACTCTCACACAACGT TGGAGCAGATCTACTCTCAGAGGCCTGTGAGGAAACAAACAGCAGATACAACA CTGACGTCGTCAGGTGGTTCGCATAGCATCAGCACACATCCAGTGAG GGACGAGGACACCGACTCAGACGACGACTATGACGATGTGGATGT GCCGACCATGGCGGACACGCG AGTGACGATGCCAGCCGTCCAAACTCCGCCCCCACTTCCCCCAAAG CCCAAGGTGCGGTCGAGCTCAGAGGAAATCGTGTGGGTGGAAGACGAGCGGGGCTGCAAAGCGCCTTCGCTGTGCGTTCCCTCCCCTCTCATCAGAACCTCCAGTGGGACACACGTGCGGCCCGCTCTCCACCCACGAGTGATGCGGCACACAG AACCCGTGTCCATGCTGTTGAACAAGCAGTTGCTGGAGCTTCTCCCCCCTGAGTTGCCTCCTAAAGGCAGACGCAGACCCCAGAAGCCCCCCACCAAG gagcctgctgctgctgagcgT ATCTATTTTAAGAAGATCTTCCACGGATGTCCTCTCAAAATAAAGTGCTCCACCACGTGGGAACACCCGGACACCAAAG ACCAGCATCTCATCCTGGGAGCAGAAGAGGGTATCTACACCCTCAACCTCAACAGCTCAGAGGCCACAATGGAGCTG TTGTATCCTGGGAAGTGCACCTGGGTCTACAGTGGCCACAACGTACTCATGTCCGTGTCAG GCAAATCCTCTCAGCTTCACTCGCACTCGCTAAAGGAGCTGTATGAGCAGGCTCGGAGGGACCAGAGGATGGTGGTGCTGCCCACGCATCGGCTGTTGCCGAG GAAGTGTGTCGTGACGTGTAAAATACCTGACACAAAGGGCTGCAGGACCTGCTCAGTCGGTACGACCAAATACTACACACAAGTGATTTTTCGTCTTTCTGGAGGTGTCGCACTAAAAG CTGAGAATTTCCTGTGCTGTGCTTTGGAGTCCAGCGTGATGCTGCTGCAGTGGTACGAGCCCATGAGCAAGTTCATGCTCATCAAG catttcgaCTTCCCACTCGCCAACCCTCTGCGGGTGTTTGAGATGGTGCTCGACCCTCAGCAGGAGTACCCGCTGGTGTGCATAGGGGTCACTTGGGGGTCCAGCCCCGGCCTGCCTGCCACTTTAGAGTACATTAACCTCAACTCCAACACTTCCTGGTTTACGCATGCTGACGTAG CAGAGAAACACTGCCCAAATGTTGTACAAGTCAACCAGCTGGACAGCAGCTCACTGCTGGTCCTCTTGGAAA GGTCAGTGCACATAGTCGACCTGCGGGGGGCGCTAAAGAGCAACTGGCAAAATGAGACCACCTTCCCTCATGATATAGAGTCTGTAG TGTACTTTGAGGACACGTTGTTAGCAGTGTGGCGTCACGGCTGGGTGAGGACAAGAAGAGGTGTGGCCCGGATGTTGGAGGAGACCACCGACCGCAAAAAGATCTACAGGCTGGTGCAGTCAGACAG GATGGTCGTCATGGAGACGCACCTGACCGAGGACCAGTCGGGGCTGTCCAACTTGTACTTGCTGGAAATCGCTGAGAACTACGTCATGCTGCCCTGA
- the LOC129191012 gene encoding mitogen-activated protein kinase kinase kinase kinase 5-like isoform X5: MDVQHGATGDFSTRNPQDDFEILLRVGWGTYGDVYKARNKQTGELAAIKIITMEPEDYFSTIEQEIVIVKSCKHANIVAYHGSYISANKLWICMEFCGGGSLQDVYSVTGPLSEPQIAYICREMLQGLDYLHAQRKIHRDIKGANILLNDQGEVKLADFGISAQITATLACRMSFIGTPYWMAPEVAAVEIKGGYNELCDIWSVGITAIELAELQPPMFDVHPLRVLFLMSKSGYQPPKLKDKSKWSPTFYNFVKAMLVKNPKKRPSASKLLSHIFLAQQCLTRELTQDLLEKCRHPEKVKFFPATEDDDTEVPVSGSLKRIQSINKHSRAEGKHSHTTLEQIYSQRPVRKQTADTTLTSSGGSHSISTHPVRDEDTDSDDDYDDVDVPTMADTRVTMPAVQTPPPLPPKPKVRSSSEEIVWVEDERGCKAPSLCVPSPLIRTSSGTHVRPALHPRVMRHTEPVSMLLNKQLLELLPPELPPKGRRRPQKPPTKEPAAAERVSPLVKPLIYFKKIFHGCPLKIKCSTTWEHPDTKDQHLILGAEEGIYTLNLNSSEATMELLYPGKCTWVYSGHNVLMSVSGKSSQLHSHSLKELYEQARRDQRMVVLPTHRLLPRKCVVTCKIPDTKGCRTCSVAENFLCCALESSVMLLQWYEPMSKFMLIKHFDFPLANPLRVFEMVLDPQQEYPLVCIGVTWGSSPGLPATLEYINLNSNTSWFTHADVAEKHCPNVVQVNQLDSSSLLVLLERSVHIVDLRGALKSNWQNETTFPHDIESVVYFEDTLLAVWRHGWVRTRRGVARMLEETTDRKKIYRLVQSDRMVVMETHLTEDQSGLSNLYLLEIAENYVMLP; encoded by the exons ATGGATGTCCAACATGGAGCCACTGGGGATTTCTCCACCAGGAACCCTCAGGATGACTTTGAGATCCTGTTGAGGGTCGGATGGGGAACCTACGGGGACGTTTACAAG gcgCGAAACAAGCAGACTGGAGAGCTGGCAGCCATTAAGATTATCACGATGGAACCAG AAGATTACTTTTCCACCATCGAGCAGGAAATAGTCATAGTTAAGAGCTGCAAGCATGCCAACATTGTGGCGTATCATGGCAGCTACATAAG TGCTAATAAGCTGTGGATCTGCATGGAGTTCTGTGGGGGAGGCTCCCTGCAGGATGTCTATAGTG TGACCGGCCCTCTGTCAGAGCCACAGATCGCATACATCTGCAGAGAGATGTTGCAG GGTCTGGACTACCTCCATGCACAGAGGAAAATCCACCGAGACATCAAG GGTGCCAACATCCTCCTCAACGACCAGGGCGAGGTGAAGTTAG CCGACTTTGGCATCTCCGCCCAAATCACAGCCACTCTCGCCTGTCGCATGTCCTTCATTGGGACGCCTTATTG GATGGCGCCAGAGGTGGCAGCAGTGGAAATAAAAGGTGGCTACAATGAGCTGTGCGACATCTGGTCGGTGGGCATCACGGCAATCGAGCTCGCAGAACTGCAGCCGCCCATGTTTGACGTCCACCCGCTGcg AGTCCTGTTTCTCATGTCCAAGAGTGGCTACCAACCTCCTAAGCTGAAGGACAAGTCAAAATG GTCGCCCACGTTCTATAACTTTGTCAAGGCAATGTTGGTGAAGAACCCAAAAAAGAGACCCAGTGCCTCCAAGTTACTCTCA CACATATTTCTGGCACAGCAGTGCCTGACCCGGGAACTGACTCAGGACCTCCTGGAGAAGTGTCGACACCCGGAAAAAGTCAAGTTCTTCCCGGCGACAGAGGACGACGACACAGAG GTGCCTGTGTCTGGATCACTAAAGAGGATCCAGTCGATCAACAAACACAGTCGAGCAGAGGGGAAACACTCTCACACAACGT TGGAGCAGATCTACTCTCAGAGGCCTGTGAGGAAACAAACAGCAGATACAACA CTGACGTCGTCAGGTGGTTCGCATAGCATCAGCACACATCCAGTGAG GGACGAGGACACCGACTCAGACGACGACTATGACGATGTGGATGT GCCGACCATGGCGGACACGCG AGTGACGATGCCAGCCGTCCAAACTCCGCCCCCACTTCCCCCAAAG CCCAAGGTGCGGTCGAGCTCAGAGGAAATCGTGTGGGTGGAAGACGAGCGGGGCTGCAAAGCGCCTTCGCTGTGCGTTCCCTCCCCTCTCATCAGAACCTCCAGTGGGACACACGTGCGGCCCGCTCTCCACCCACGAGTGATGCGGCACACAG AACCCGTGTCCATGCTGTTGAACAAGCAGTTGCTGGAGCTTCTCCCCCCTGAGTTGCCTCCTAAAGGCAGACGCAGACCCCAGAAGCCCCCCACCAAG gagcctgctgctgctgagcgTGTGAGTCCTCTAGTGAAGCCTCTA ATCTATTTTAAGAAGATCTTCCACGGATGTCCTCTCAAAATAAAGTGCTCCACCACGTGGGAACACCCGGACACCAAAG ACCAGCATCTCATCCTGGGAGCAGAAGAGGGTATCTACACCCTCAACCTCAACAGCTCAGAGGCCACAATGGAGCTG TTGTATCCTGGGAAGTGCACCTGGGTCTACAGTGGCCACAACGTACTCATGTCCGTGTCAG GCAAATCCTCTCAGCTTCACTCGCACTCGCTAAAGGAGCTGTATGAGCAGGCTCGGAGGGACCAGAGGATGGTGGTGCTGCCCACGCATCGGCTGTTGCCGAG GAAGTGTGTCGTGACGTGTAAAATACCTGACACAAAGGGCTGCAGGACCTGCTCAGTCG CTGAGAATTTCCTGTGCTGTGCTTTGGAGTCCAGCGTGATGCTGCTGCAGTGGTACGAGCCCATGAGCAAGTTCATGCTCATCAAG catttcgaCTTCCCACTCGCCAACCCTCTGCGGGTGTTTGAGATGGTGCTCGACCCTCAGCAGGAGTACCCGCTGGTGTGCATAGGGGTCACTTGGGGGTCCAGCCCCGGCCTGCCTGCCACTTTAGAGTACATTAACCTCAACTCCAACACTTCCTGGTTTACGCATGCTGACGTAG CAGAGAAACACTGCCCAAATGTTGTACAAGTCAACCAGCTGGACAGCAGCTCACTGCTGGTCCTCTTGGAAA GGTCAGTGCACATAGTCGACCTGCGGGGGGCGCTAAAGAGCAACTGGCAAAATGAGACCACCTTCCCTCATGATATAGAGTCTGTAG TGTACTTTGAGGACACGTTGTTAGCAGTGTGGCGTCACGGCTGGGTGAGGACAAGAAGAGGTGTGGCCCGGATGTTGGAGGAGACCACCGACCGCAAAAAGATCTACAGGCTGGTGCAGTCAGACAG GATGGTCGTCATGGAGACGCACCTGACCGAGGACCAGTCGGGGCTGTCCAACTTGTACTTGCTGGAAATCGCTGAGAACTACGTCATGCTGCCCTGA